Sequence from the Salinicoccus sp. Bachu38 genome:
AACAAGGGCGATCGGCCTCGGAATGACCGAGCCGATCAGGAATTTCTTCTGTTCCTTTTCATTGAGCTGCTGCGGCGTGAAATCGAGCATTCTATCCACCTCTTATATATTCAGTTCCGGCAGGCTTTTTTCATATTCCGCCCTCAGATGTTCATACTGCTCCGGCAGCTTCAGTTCTGTGCCAAGTTTTGATTTCTCTTCATCGACATCAAATCCTGGACCATCTGTTGCGAACTCCATGATCACATCGCCCGGATCCGTCATATAGATGGATCGGAAGTAGCTTCTGTCTTTCACTTCCGTGACATCGGCACCATCATCAAGCAGCTGTTTCTGCCAATCCCTCTGCACATCTTCAGACGGCACAGACCAAGCGATGTGATGGACTGTCCCGCTGCCCCATCTGCCGTTTGGCATCGGTGGCAGGGCGATGACGATATGGTGCTGCTCTTCGCCCACTGTTTCGAAATGGTTGATGTCACCATCGATATCGAGCAGTTTCAGCCCGAGTTTCTGCGCGAGAAAATCCTTCGTACCTTCAGGATGTGAAGACAGCAGTACAGCACCATGGAAACCGAGTATCCTAGTGTCAGCAAGTTCCCGGTCTCCTTCAACAAGAGCGAGGTCCAAGCCATGCACATCCTGGAATTCCAACGTCTTCCGACCGAAGAGTTCCGTCATCGAGACTTCAATATTCTGTTCAGCAAGATGGCTTTTCCAGGACTTCATACTACCCGCAGGAATTCTGAAGGCAATCCTGCCGACCTGGCCGCTGCCCTTGCGGCCGACAAGCCCATTCGTCCAAGGAAAGAAGGTGATGACCGTTCCCGGTGTCACATCATCATTTGAAAAGTAGAGATGATAGACGCCCGGATCATCAAAGTTGACCGTCTGCTTGATCAGTCTGAGTCCCAGCACATCACGGTAGAACCTCAGATTCTCATTCGGATCGCCGACAATCGCTGTAATGTGGTGGATTCTTCTAATTGCTTCCATTTATAAAATCTCCTTAAGCCTATTTCGAACGTTTCGTATCGAACGGGCGTATCTGTCCTTCGATATACTCGCGTCTTTCTTCGAGGAAAGGCGGCAGTGCGAGACTCTCACCGAGTGTTTCATAAGGTTCGTCATCCATGAACCCGGGTCCATCCGTAGATAGCTCGATCAGAATATGCCCGACACGTGTGTACAGAGCTTCGAAGTAGAAGCGGTTCACATTGCCCGAATGGCTCATGCCAAGCTGATTGTATTTTTCTTCCCATTGCTTGATCACTTCGTGATCGGCAACTCTGAATGAAACGTGGTGGACTTCGCCGTATCCCTGCTTTGCAGAGCCGGCTTCATCTTTTCTCACGATGACCTGGCCGCCATTGCCGCCTTCCCCGACGTCAAGCAATGCGACATCCGCTTCTTCGACAACCGGCTTCATGCCGTAGACATCCATCAGCACTTTCTTGAAGTCATCGAAGTAGCTTACCCTGATCTCGATCGGTCCAAGGCCGTATATCGCCTTGTCCTCAGGTACCGGACCATTTTTCCAAGGGATGCCCGGTGCGACACCTTCATTGTTCTCATCGGAGACGAGCTGGTACTTCTGGCCATCTGCTTCCTCGAATGGCAGCACCTTCTTGCCGAACAGTTCCTGGATGCCATCATGCTTCACATCGAATTCATCGAAACGATCCTTGTAGTATTCAATGGCCGCGTCATCCGGCACTCTGAATGCCGCCCGGTAGATCGAATTCGATCCCGGAGACCCTTTCGGCACATTCGGGAAGTCAAAGAACGTCATATCCGTCCCTGGAGATCCCACATCATCTGCAAAAAACGTGTGGTACGTGTGTATATCATCCTGGTTGACCGTCTTCTTCACGAGACGCATGCCAAGAACATTCGTAAAGAATTCATAGTTCCTCACCGCATCGTCCGTCATCGCGGTTACGTGGTGGATACCGAGCAGTCCTTCATTTTTCATAATAAAATCCCTCCAAGAGTTAATATCCATATATTATCTCGAATTAGAGATAACTTCAAGACATGCGCTCACATGTCTTTCTCAGAAAACAATGAACTCTTATATCTAAATCATTTTTTCGAAGAATAATCGAAAATAATCCTTGGAATATAGTATTAAATATTCAGTTTTTAACTATTGACTAATAGAACGCTTTCAATTATTATGAAATCGATACCACACAAGTGGGAAGGTGATACCAATAGCAAACATCAAAGATGTGGC
This genomic interval carries:
- a CDS encoding VOC family protein, encoding MEAIRRIHHITAIVGDPNENLRFYRDVLGLRLIKQTVNFDDPGVYHLYFSNDDVTPGTVITFFPWTNGLVGRKGSGQVGRIAFRIPAGSMKSWKSHLAEQNIEVSMTELFGRKTLEFQDVHGLDLALVEGDRELADTRILGFHGAVLLSSHPEGTKDFLAQKLGLKLLDIDGDINHFETVGEEQHHIVIALPPMPNGRWGSGTVHHIAWSVPSEDVQRDWQKQLLDDGADVTEVKDRSYFRSIYMTDPGDVIMEFATDGPGFDVDEEKSKLGTELKLPEQYEHLRAEYEKSLPELNI
- the mhqE gene encoding ring-cleaving dioxygenase MhqE, which translates into the protein MKNEGLLGIHHVTAMTDDAVRNYEFFTNVLGMRLVKKTVNQDDIHTYHTFFADDVGSPGTDMTFFDFPNVPKGSPGSNSIYRAAFRVPDDAAIEYYKDRFDEFDVKHDGIQELFGKKVLPFEEADGQKYQLVSDENNEGVAPGIPWKNGPVPEDKAIYGLGPIEIRVSYFDDFKKVLMDVYGMKPVVEEADVALLDVGEGGNGGQVIVRKDEAGSAKQGYGEVHHVSFRVADHEVIKQWEEKYNQLGMSHSGNVNRFYFEALYTRVGHILIELSTDGPGFMDDEPYETLGESLALPPFLEERREYIEGQIRPFDTKRSK